In Marivirga salinae, a single window of DNA contains:
- a CDS encoding ABC transporter substrate-binding protein, with product MRFRPIVIFGVILILSVFQLNAQTNYQSDYLSGKNYFKAGEYQRAQNHFQKLLDINESNPFYLYASYYYALSAYETGDVESAMEILRGIRSTHPDWDKIAEVEVWYGKMLLEEGDLFKGIEVLNAIEAKDVKPIAEDLEKSLLLSYDSIPLLQKAIELNPYDKILAQHLANKISRQPLVERKVELMEFLIDSFDLNRSGFDFVDESVSQMKDTYRVGVMLPFMADGLSTSKGNKGNQFILDIYQGISEAVAELNKEKEQIQLFAYDTQQDSAATAELLESGDLEQMDLIIGPLYPDPAQLVREYSAKNRINMVNPLSTNSVTIGTNPYSFLMKSTSETRAKIAANYAKQNFKNKNATIFYGDKEQDSVFAYNYKEYLEADSFNITWMAAARDPLASTEILRTLTEVFDTDTLKNQNKVYISNTVKVRVGEEDSLILSRDTIGHVMVASSDNLLVSNVLSALDTRRDSIPVIGFDDWLEMNQISFDQLQRMKVIMVGQNYFDFSSPEVAEFKEDYRKTYNKLPSHFSYDGYETMRYFGEKLIEYGNYYQYGIYKEGFQPGYLYFGFDYTNANDNQVVPITTMESLELKMLNYEEVDEMPSDFKE from the coding sequence ATGCGATTTAGACCAATTGTCATTTTTGGAGTGATTTTAATTTTAAGTGTATTTCAACTGAATGCACAAACAAATTATCAGTCAGATTATCTGTCAGGTAAGAATTACTTTAAGGCTGGAGAATATCAAAGAGCACAGAATCATTTCCAAAAGCTATTGGACATAAATGAAAGCAATCCATTTTATCTATACGCTTCTTATTACTATGCTTTATCGGCATATGAAACGGGTGATGTTGAATCAGCAATGGAGATATTAAGAGGAATTCGCTCCACACATCCTGATTGGGATAAAATAGCGGAAGTGGAGGTTTGGTATGGGAAAATGTTATTAGAAGAGGGCGATTTATTTAAAGGTATAGAAGTTCTGAATGCAATAGAAGCGAAGGATGTAAAGCCTATAGCTGAAGATCTTGAAAAAAGTTTGTTGCTGAGCTATGATAGTATTCCACTATTGCAGAAGGCCATTGAATTAAATCCGTACGATAAAATTTTGGCTCAACATTTGGCTAATAAAATTAGTCGCCAACCATTGGTGGAAAGAAAAGTTGAGTTAATGGAGTTCTTAATAGATTCATTTGATTTAAATAGAAGTGGATTTGATTTTGTAGATGAAAGTGTTTCGCAAATGAAAGATACATACAGGGTAGGTGTAATGCTCCCTTTTATGGCTGATGGATTAAGCACTTCCAAAGGAAATAAAGGCAATCAGTTTATACTAGATATATATCAAGGTATTTCGGAGGCAGTTGCAGAGTTAAATAAAGAAAAAGAGCAAATACAACTGTTTGCATATGATACTCAGCAAGATAGCGCAGCAACGGCAGAGCTTTTAGAAAGTGGAGATTTAGAACAGATGGATTTGATTATCGGGCCATTATATCCAGATCCAGCTCAATTGGTCAGAGAGTATTCAGCTAAGAATCGAATTAATATGGTAAATCCTCTTTCAACTAATTCTGTAACTATTGGAACAAATCCTTATTCGTTTTTGATGAAATCGACTTCAGAAACTAGAGCTAAAATAGCAGCGAACTATGCTAAACAGAACTTTAAAAATAAGAATGCTACCATTTTTTATGGAGATAAGGAGCAAGATTCTGTTTTCGCTTATAATTATAAGGAATACTTAGAGGCGGACTCTTTTAATATTACCTGGATGGCAGCTGCACGAGATCCACTGGCAAGTACTGAGATTTTAAGGACTTTAACAGAAGTTTTCGATACTGATACGCTCAAAAATCAAAATAAGGTTTATATAAGTAATACAGTAAAAGTGAGGGTAGGAGAAGAAGATTCTTTGATTTTAAGCAGAGATACAATAGGTCATGTAATGGTAGCTTCATCAGATAATTTATTAGTATCTAATGTTTTAAGTGCTTTGGATACCAGAAGAGATAGTATTCCTGTGATCGGTTTTGATGATTGGTTAGAAATGAATCAAATTTCTTTTGATCAGCTACAGAGGATGAAAGTAATAATGGTAGGGCAAAATTATTTTGATTTCAGCTCACCTGAAGTAGCAGAATTTAAAGAAGATTATAGAAAAACATATAACAAATTGCCTTCACATTTTAGTTATGATGGATATGAAACTATGCGATATTTTGGCGAAAAACTTATAGAGTATGGGAATTACTATCAATACGGAATTTATAAAGAAGGATTTCAACCAGGGTATTTATACTTTGGATTTGATTATACCAATGCTAATGATAATCAAGTAGTTCCGATTACTACTATGGAGTCTTTAGAATTGAAAATGCTGAATTATGAGGAGGTAGATGAAATGCCTTCTGATTTTAAAGAATAG
- the guaA gene encoding glutamine-hydrolyzing GMP synthase, protein MTEQIIILDFGSQYTQLIARRVRELNVYCEIHPFYDAPELTPDVKGVILSGSPCSVRDEDSPKIDLTKYRGKVPLLGVCYGAQYLAQNNGGEVLPSEIREYGRAKLTSFDQDNDLLKNLTKGSQVWMSHGDTIKTLPEGFKIIASTPSVEVAAFELENEPTFGIQFHPEVTHTLEGKQLLENFLVKICGCAQDWTSEIFADITIAELKEQLGDDKVVLGLSGGVDSSVAAMLIHHAIGKNLYCIFVDNGLLRKNEFEEVLESYKHMGLNVKGVDAKDQFYKALAGISDPEGKRKAIGRTFIEVFDQEAKAIKDVKWLAQGTIYPDIIESVSVKGPSATIKSHHNVGGLPEKMNLKVVEPLKTLFKDGVRSVGRALEIDHKILGRHPFPGPGLAIRILGDVTPEKVHIIQEVDSIFIGMMKERGLYDQVWQAGSILLPIQSVGVMGDERTYERVVALRAVASVDGMTADWVHLPYEFLSDVSNEIINKVKGVNRVVYDISSKPPATIEWE, encoded by the coding sequence ATGACAGAGCAAATTATTATTCTTGATTTTGGGTCACAGTACACCCAACTCATTGCCCGAAGAGTGCGAGAACTCAATGTTTATTGTGAAATTCATCCGTTTTATGATGCACCAGAATTAACTCCTGATGTAAAAGGAGTGATTCTTTCTGGAAGCCCATGTTCCGTAAGAGATGAGGATTCTCCCAAAATTGATTTAACCAAATATAGAGGTAAAGTTCCCCTTTTAGGCGTTTGCTATGGAGCACAATATCTTGCCCAAAATAATGGGGGAGAAGTATTGCCTTCTGAAATAAGAGAATACGGTCGAGCTAAACTTACAAGTTTTGATCAGGATAATGATTTGCTAAAGAATTTAACTAAAGGCTCTCAGGTTTGGATGTCACATGGTGACACTATCAAAACCTTGCCTGAAGGATTTAAAATTATAGCCAGTACACCTTCTGTTGAAGTTGCCGCTTTTGAATTGGAAAATGAACCAACTTTCGGTATTCAATTTCATCCAGAAGTAACACATACTTTGGAAGGAAAACAATTATTAGAGAATTTCTTAGTGAAAATTTGCGGTTGTGCTCAAGATTGGACCTCCGAGATTTTTGCAGACATTACCATTGCCGAATTAAAAGAGCAGTTAGGTGATGATAAAGTGGTTTTAGGGCTTTCAGGAGGAGTAGATTCTTCAGTGGCTGCCATGCTAATTCATCATGCTATTGGAAAAAACCTTTACTGCATTTTTGTGGATAATGGCTTGCTCAGAAAGAATGAATTTGAGGAGGTATTAGAGTCCTATAAGCACATGGGACTGAATGTAAAAGGAGTTGATGCTAAAGATCAGTTTTATAAAGCCCTAGCTGGTATTTCAGACCCTGAAGGAAAGCGAAAAGCTATTGGTAGAACTTTTATTGAAGTATTCGACCAAGAAGCAAAAGCTATTAAAGATGTTAAATGGTTAGCGCAAGGAACAATTTATCCGGATATTATTGAATCTGTATCAGTGAAAGGGCCTTCAGCTACCATTAAATCTCATCATAATGTAGGTGGTTTACCAGAAAAAATGAATTTGAAAGTAGTAGAGCCACTTAAAACACTTTTTAAAGATGGAGTACGTTCAGTAGGAAGAGCATTAGAAATAGATCATAAGATTTTAGGGAGACATCCATTTCCTGGTCCTGGTTTAGCGATTAGGATACTAGGAGATGTAACACCTGAAAAAGTCCATATTATTCAGGAAGTGGACTCAATATTTATCGGAATGATGAAAGAAAGAGGGCTTTATGACCAAGTTTGGCAAGCCGGTTCTATTCTTTTACCAATTCAATCCGTTGGTGTAATGGGAGATGAAAGAACCTATGAAAGAGTAGTAGCGCTAAGAGCAGTAGCAAGTGTAGATGGAATGACTGCAGATTGGGTGCATTTACCTTATGAGTTTTTAAGTGATGTTTCAAATGAAATTATTAATAAGGTAAAAGGAGTGAATAGAGTGGTTTATGATATCAGTTCAAAACCACCAGCTACTATTGAATGGGAATAA
- a CDS encoding tetratricopeptide repeat protein translates to MKNNLLFILLLAFCYKISAQNSEVDSLLNVAEKGSDSTKVEIYLDLAVAYRTLETDLALKYANDALKIAEKNGNYSGKAGALHVLGAVYTVLGDYEKAISNLLESLRNYELLGDSKGVANSSNSLGILYFNQEDYANAKKFYSKALGLIDSAQYPMSTAVYRLNIGEVYQATDENQDALKLEKEAYEIFYQLNDINGMAYALGIQAKVNHQLGDQEKAIELTNKSLEYLIESQDYLGAVEYLNFLVEIYLANGNLNSAEENANTALKIAQQVNSLKWKINSFENLSRVFFQKGAFKTAYQYKDSAYIYENQLMDEEKQKQIANLRIIYESEQKEQENEILRIDKELKQKQITQQRILNVAIGSVLVIIIVFAIITFRAKNQKQKANNQLKIQNEEIRQQREEIETQAERLKTINTDVIRKNQLIEEKNKNITDSINYAKRIQTALLPFSQRIGKELEDFFIFYKPKDIVSGDFYWFSESEEKVVVAVADCTGHGIPGAFMSFIGHDMLNHIVNFKGVSKASEILKQLKLSIIHILRQEESDNRDGMDISVCVWDKKKNKVHFSGANHSLIYIQNKQLHQLKGNKTTVGLDEKKNIKNFDTHEINLVGDTCFYLFSDGYVDQFGGEKDKKFMIKNFRELLSSIHMKKMETQGIIIRETIDEWMEESEQVDDMLVWGFRIFS, encoded by the coding sequence ATGAAAAACAACTTATTATTCATACTTCTACTGGCTTTTTGCTATAAAATTTCTGCCCAAAATTCAGAAGTAGATAGTCTGTTAAATGTTGCAGAAAAAGGTAGTGATAGCACAAAAGTAGAGATTTACCTTGATTTAGCTGTTGCTTATCGAACCTTAGAAACCGATTTGGCATTAAAATATGCAAATGATGCATTAAAGATTGCGGAGAAAAATGGCAATTATTCAGGAAAAGCTGGTGCATTACATGTTTTGGGAGCCGTTTATACGGTGTTAGGAGACTACGAAAAAGCCATCTCAAATTTATTAGAGTCATTAAGGAATTATGAGTTGTTGGGAGATTCTAAAGGTGTAGCAAACTCATCAAATAGTCTGGGGATTTTATATTTCAATCAAGAAGATTATGCAAATGCAAAAAAATTCTACTCCAAAGCATTAGGATTAATTGATTCAGCCCAATACCCCATGAGTACCGCTGTTTATAGGCTCAATATTGGTGAAGTATATCAGGCTACAGATGAAAATCAAGACGCTTTAAAATTAGAAAAGGAAGCTTATGAAATCTTTTATCAGTTGAATGATATTAATGGGATGGCCTATGCTTTAGGTATTCAAGCGAAAGTGAACCATCAATTGGGAGATCAAGAAAAAGCAATAGAACTTACTAATAAGTCATTGGAATATTTGATTGAAAGCCAAGATTACTTGGGAGCAGTAGAGTATTTAAATTTCTTAGTTGAGATTTATTTGGCAAATGGTAATTTGAATTCTGCCGAAGAAAATGCCAATACTGCCTTAAAAATTGCACAGCAAGTCAATTCATTAAAATGGAAGATCAATTCATTCGAAAATCTTTCAAGAGTCTTTTTTCAAAAAGGAGCTTTTAAAACTGCTTATCAATATAAAGACTCAGCCTATATTTATGAAAATCAACTAATGGATGAGGAAAAGCAAAAACAGATTGCTAACCTTAGAATCATTTATGAATCAGAACAAAAAGAGCAGGAAAATGAAATCTTAAGAATAGATAAAGAACTCAAGCAAAAACAAATTACCCAACAACGCATTTTGAATGTGGCAATTGGAAGTGTGTTAGTAATTATAATCGTATTTGCCATTATTACTTTTCGAGCTAAAAATCAAAAGCAAAAGGCAAACAACCAATTGAAAATCCAAAACGAAGAAATTCGCCAACAAAGAGAGGAGATAGAAACGCAGGCAGAAAGGTTAAAGACCATTAATACTGATGTAATCCGAAAAAATCAGTTGATAGAAGAGAAAAATAAGAATATTACAGATAGTATTAATTATGCCAAACGGATTCAAACTGCTTTGCTCCCTTTTTCTCAACGAATTGGAAAGGAATTAGAGGATTTTTTCATTTTTTACAAGCCCAAAGATATTGTAAGCGGTGATTTCTACTGGTTTAGTGAATCCGAAGAAAAGGTAGTGGTAGCTGTTGCAGATTGCACAGGACATGGAATCCCTGGAGCTTTCATGAGTTTTATTGGTCATGATATGCTCAACCATATTGTGAATTTTAAAGGAGTATCCAAAGCTTCTGAAATACTTAAACAGCTTAAATTGAGCATTATTCATATTTTAAGGCAAGAAGAAAGCGATAATAGAGATGGTATGGATATCTCAGTTTGTGTGTGGGATAAAAAGAAAAATAAAGTGCATTTTTCAGGTGCTAATCATTCTTTAATTTACATTCAAAATAAGCAACTTCACCAATTAAAAGGTAATAAAACTACAGTAGGGCTTGATGAGAAGAAAAATATAAAAAATTTTGACACACATGAAATCAACTTAGTAGGAGATACTTGCTTTTACTTATTTTCCGATGGGTATGTAGATCAATTTGGAGGTGAGAAGGACAAGAAGTTTATGATTAAAAATTTTAGGGAGTTACTATCAAGTATTCATATGAAAAAGATGGAAACTCAAGGAATTATTATCAGAGAAACCATTGATGAATGGATGGAAGAAAGTGAACAAGTTGATGATATGTTGGTGTGGGGATTTAGGATTTTTTCTTAA